The sequence below is a genomic window from Candidatus Bathyarchaeota archaeon.
TCAAAAAGGATGATCGAAACTGAGAAAAGGGCAACCAGAGTTAATAGAATGACTTTGAATTCAGGAGTTGCCAGATTAGATATATTGATTAGAACCATTGTTCTGGTAAGCAAAATACATGGAATAATAATAGGTAGAATTAATGGGACCATAATCATTGGAATTACAATATTTCTCGATTCGCTATACATTGCCAAACCAGAAACCATAGAACCAATCAAAGAAAGGCCAATAGTGCCGAGTAAAAATACAATAAAGACAAAAAACAAATTTGTCTTGAATGAAAAATTGAAGAAGACTAGACTAACTGGAATGATTACTATTTCTATTATTGATATTAAAGAAAAACCATACAAAGTCTTACCAATCAATGCAGTTTGAGGGGATATTGGAAGAATTCTCAACGCATCAATAGTCTTTTGATCTCTTTCTCTTGTAAAAGTTGTAGAAAAACCGAAAATTCCAGAAAATAAAATTATGAACCATATCAACGCAGGTATAACTTCATTAGCATATTTAGAAAAAGGATCAATTGAAAAGCTAAATATCAGTATTGAACCTAAACTGAAGGTCAATATAGAAAGGATCTCGTGTTTCTTCCTCAACTCTATTTTAAGATCCCTAATAGCTAGGTAAGCAATGCTTCTAAGTTCAAATAATAATTCACGTTTCATTGTAACATCCTGCCGAACAATCTTGAAGTTCTTATCGATTTCAACTTGTCTTTATCAATTTTTCTGATCAATTTTCCTTTAGAGAAAACGGCCATTTCATCACACAATCTCTTTGCGTGATCGATGTTATGTGTGGAAATAATCACAGTTTTTTTCCCTCGGAAGCCATGTATAATTTTTGATATTATTTTTTGGCTCTCTAGATCTAAATTTGAGAAGGGTTCATCAAGTAATATTACATCAGGATTATGAAGAAATGTTCTTGCTATATCGAACCTTTTTTGTATTCCGCTTGACATATTCCCAATAAACTCATGGCTCCAATTATCGATCTTTAGAAGATTAAGAAGCTGCTCAATTCTTCTATACCATCCTTTGCTAGGGGGCGGGTAAAATTTTGAGTAGAAATCTAAGTTTTCAAACCCGGTGAGTTCTCTATAAAGAAGCAACTCATGTGAAAGATATCCTAATAACTGATGAATTTTCTTTTGATCGGATTTTGAATTCAAACTCATGATTTCAACATTACCTTCAGTAGGCATAGTTACACATGCCATAAGTTTCAATAGAGTTGTCTTACCAGCAGCGTTAGGCCCTAGAATTCCGAATATATTTTTGTTAGATATCTCTAAATCGATGTTCTTCAATGCATATGTATGGGAAAATATTTTTGATAGTCCTCTGATTTTTACTATCAGTCTTTATCACTCAAAATTTCCAATATGAAATATCTAACATTCTATTTTTAAAAACAAGGATCAATAGAATTTAACAAACACTACAATAAATTGGAATTATTTAAGGTGAACGCTAAAAATCCATTTACTTCTATAAATAATGGCGATACCATTGAAAAACTTCTAAAGTAAATGTGAGTCCAAAGAAAGTTAACAGAGTTGTTGATTAAACTGTAGTAAAGTACAATGTTAGGTATGTTGGTTTAAAGTTTAGTCTAATTATGATTTTATCATTGTCAATAACATCTTAAATCTCTTAACTGCCTTTAAAGCATGTGGTTCATTAACAGGCATAACAATCATATCATTCGCTTTCAAGTAGTTCTTTTCCCCAGAAATCGTTATTTCCGCTTCACCATCAAGTATTTGGACTAAAGCGTCAAAGGGCGCTGTATGTTCACTTAATCCTTGACCTTCATCAAATGCAAACAACGTGATAGTTCCAGAAGTCTTGTCAATTATCGTTCTACTGACAACAGCAGCTTCCTGATAGTCTATCAATTCAATTGTCTTTAAGACTCTACTTTTGATATCTAATTGCTCCAATTTCTTCATTCAATGTTACTCCCAATCAAGCAATCTTCTTTCGCCTTCAATCTCTTTAATATCTGTAATGTCTTGTGTAACTTCTATAACACCCAAATAGTCTCCATTCTTATTCTTAACCGGAAAATAACGAATGTAGATTAGTCTATTGTCTAGGTTAATCCAAAATTCTGCTTTATCGTTAGCGCCATTTTTAAAACC
It includes:
- a CDS encoding ABC transporter ATP-binding protein codes for the protein MKNIDLEISNKNIFGILGPNAAGKTTLLKLMACVTMPTEGNVEIMSLNSKSDQKKIHQLLGYLSHELLLYRELTGFENLDFYSKFYPPPSKGWYRRIEQLLNLLKIDNWSHEFIGNMSSGIQKRFDIARTFLHNPDVILLDEPFSNLDLESQKIISKIIHGFRGKKTVIISTHNIDHAKRLCDEMAVFSKGKLIRKIDKDKLKSIRTSRLFGRMLQ
- a CDS encoding cupin domain-containing protein; the protein is MKKLEQLDIKSRVLKTIELIDYQEAAVVSRTIIDKTSGTITLFAFDEGQGLSEHTAPFDALVQILDGEAEITISGEKNYLKANDMIVMPVNEPHALKAVKRFKMLLTMIKS
- a CDS encoding heme exporter protein CcmB, producing the protein MKRELLFELRSIAYLAIRDLKIELRKKHEILSILTFSLGSILIFSFSIDPFSKYANEVIPALIWFIILFSGIFGFSTTFTRERDQKTIDALRILPISPQTALIGKTLYGFSLISIIEIVIIPVSLVFFNFSFKTNLFFVFIVFLLGTIGLSLIGSMVSGLAMYSESRNIVIPMIMVPLILPIIIPCILLTRTMVLINISNLATPEFKVILLTLVALFSVSIILFEYVLVD